The Candidatus Fukatsuia endosymbiont of Tuberolachnus salignus nucleotide sequence TGGTTAAGAGCTGAGAACGTATTTTGGCGGTGATCCAGGTATCTGACGATGCTGTTGCTAAATCTACCGGTATTCCCTGGCGAATTTCATTATATACCTCGTTAGCTCCCTCTATGTTACCGGCGATCTGTTTGGCACGATCAGATAACGAGGTCTTAGGCGCTTGACCGGTGAGTAGAATTTTACCCTGGTAAGCAGTAGCAATCACTCGTGCATCTTTCTTTAATTGTTGATCTTTGCTTAATGCGTTAGCGATACGTATCTCCAAAGTACCGTCATCAACTTGTGTACCTATGGTTCGAGGATCAGTGACGGATTTTGTGGCAACGGCAGCACTGCCAATGACCACGGCACTGATACAACCTTGTAGCAGCAGAGTGCACAACAGCGCAGTAAAAATAGCATCAATTTTCATTCGTACTCCTTTTGTCTTCTTGAGAAAATAGCTTCCCATCAATCAAATCACACAAACAATTCATTGTTAACATATGTATTTCTTGTATCCGGGCACTACGA carries:
- the dolP gene encoding division/outer membrane stress-associated lipid-binding lipoprotein, producing MKIDAIFTALLCTLLLQGCISAVVIGSAAVATKSVTDPRTIGTQVDDGTLEIRIANALSKDQQLKKDARVIATAYQGKILLTGQAPKTSLSDRAKQIAGNIEGANEVYNEIRQGIPVDLATASSDTWITAKIRSQLLTSNLVKSSNVKVTTENGEVFLLGLVTQQEGQSAAKIASKVSGVKHVTTAFTTVK